The genomic segment CATTACACATATTGATATATGTCTTTTTTAAAGCAATAGGCATGCCAGTTTGTGTTTGTGCCTTATTTCCGATGGATGGGGTGATGGAGCGTTTTGTGGGGGGAACGTTTTTGTCCCTTGGGGTGAGAAAAATTAGTTGATATTAATTTATGACAAAAAGATGTAGTTCGTTTTGTTGCGATTAATTGATGGCTTAGGTCGGTGTGGGACAAAAAGTCCCAGTGTGAATTCTAAATGGGGCATTTTGTCTCTTCGCTTTTGTTGCTTTTCTCGTTGCTGCTTGAGACCTGCTTTATAGGAAGCTAACTGTTGATGAGCTGTTCTGATAATTGGCTGATTTTTTCTATTGGCGTAGGACAAAAAAAAACCAGATCACCTCAGGTGATCTGGTCCTCTAAGAGAGATGCCTCTCTTGTAAGTTCTCTGTTTTGCTTTCTAGAGAGCAGCCTTGTAAATTGCTTTTACATCAGCATCTCTGAGGCCACGTGGATTGGTAAGGCCACAGGCATCTTTTTGGGCATTCGCTGTCATGATATCGATGTCTTTCTCTTCTACATCCTTGCCATAACGTCTGCCTAATTCCTTAAGGCCTGCTGGAATACCAACATCCTGGGCGAGCTGTTCTATGGATTGGATGGCAAGCTCTGCCGCATCACGCTGTGAAAGTCCGGTGATATCTTCGCCCAACAGTTCTGCAATTTTTGCATAACGTCCAACCTTGGCAATAAGGTTAAAGCGACTTACGTGGGGAAGGAGGATTGCATTACATTCGCCATGGGGCAGGTCGTAGAAACCGCCAAGCTGATGAGCCATAGCATGGACGTGACCAAGACTTGCATTGTTGAATGCCATACCGCCAAGGTACTGGGCGTAGCACATACCCTCTCGGGCGTTGATGTCACTGCCATTGGCAACGGCAGGGCGAAGATGTTGGGCAATGAGCTGAATTGATTTTTCTGCAGCGGAGTCGGTAAGTGGGGTGGCCGCAGTTGAAACATAGGCTTCAATTGAGTGAGTAAGAGCGTCCATACCTGTGGCTGCGGTAAGTGCTGGTGGCATTCCCATCATTAACATTGGATCATCGAGGGCGATACCCGGGGTTACTCGCCAGTCAACGATGGCCATTTTTACCTTACGGCTGGTATCGGTGATGATACAGAAACGGGTCATTTCAGAGGCTGTGCCTGCAGTGGTGTTTACGGCAATATATGGAGGCATTGGCTTGGTGGATTGATCTACCCCCTCGTAGTCATGAATCTTGCCACCGTTGGCAATAACAAGGCCGACGCCTTTACCACAATCATGGGATGAACCGCCACCGAGGGTAATAAGACTATCA from the Desulfotalea psychrophila LSv54 genome contains:
- a CDS encoding iron-containing alcohol dehydrogenase; the protein is MAIREQVYGYFIPSVTLIGIGAAKEIPARLQSLGGKKPLIVTDKGITGAGITKQITDLCDAAKMEYAVYDETIPNPTDINVAHGVEAYSKNGCDSLITLGGGSSHDCGKGVGLVIANGGKIHDYEGVDQSTKPMPPYIAVNTTAGTASEMTRFCIITDTSRKVKMAIVDWRVTPGIALDDPMLMMGMPPALTAATGMDALTHSIEAYVSTAATPLTDSAAEKSIQLIAQHLRPAVANGSDINAREGMCYAQYLGGMAFNNASLGHVHAMAHQLGGFYDLPHGECNAILLPHVSRFNLIAKVGRYAKIAELLGEDITGLSQRDAAELAIQSIEQLAQDVGIPAGLKELGRRYGKDVEEKDIDIMTANAQKDACGLTNPRGLRDADVKAIYKAAL